One part of the Nostoc sp. PCC 7120 = FACHB-418 genome encodes these proteins:
- a CDS encoding HNH endonuclease signature motif containing protein: protein MTQKRPYEHRKAQKQVKNLESYQCMVCWEVNSKANGHHLIPYSEGGSADIQNMMTLCPSCHTKYHKGELKIDIHRF, encoded by the coding sequence ATGACACAAAAAAGACCTTACGAACATCGAAAAGCACAAAAACAAGTCAAGAATTTAGAATCTTATCAATGTATGGTTTGCTGGGAGGTTAACTCCAAAGCTAATGGTCATCACTTAATTCCCTATAGTGAAGGAGGTTCTGCTGATATTCAAAACATGATGACTCTTTGTCCTTCATGTCATACAAAGTATCATAAAGGTGAACTAAAAATCGATATTCATAGATTTTGA